In Anomaloglossus baeobatrachus isolate aAnoBae1 chromosome 3, aAnoBae1.hap1, whole genome shotgun sequence, one genomic interval encodes:
- the PELI1 gene encoding E3 ubiquitin-protein ligase pellino homolog 1 — protein sequence MFSPDQENHPAKAPVKYGELIVLGYNGSLPNGDRGRRKSRFALLKRLKANGVKPSTVHIACTPQAAKAISNKDQHSISYTLSRAQTVVVEYTHDINTDMFQIGRSTESPIDFVVTDTVPGSQSNTDTQSVQSTISRFACRIICERNPPFTARIYAAGFDSSKNIFLGEKAAKWKTVDGQMDGLTTNGVLVMHPRHGFTEDSKPGVWREISVCGNVFSLRETRSAQQRGKMVENESNELQDGSLIDLCGATLLWRTAEGLSRTPTVKHLEALRQEINAARPQCPVGFNTLAFPSMKRKDVVDEKQPWVYLNCGHVHGYHNWGNKEERDGKDRECPMCRSVGPYVPLWLGCEAGFYVDAGPPTHAFSPCGHVCSEKTTSYWSQIPLPHGTHTFHAACPFCAHQLSGEQGYIRLIFQGPLD from the exons ATGTTTTCTCCTGATCAAGAAAACCACCCCGCTAAAGCACCTGTGAAGTATGGGGAGCTCATTGTACTGGG GTACAATGGCTCTCTACCAAATGGAGACAGAGGGAGAAGGAAAAGCAGGTTTGCTTTACTCAAAAGACTGAAAGCAAATGGGGTGAAGCCAAGTACTGTCCACATTGCCTGCACGCCGCAGGCAGCAAAG GCAATAAGTAACAAGGACCAGCACAGCATATCTTACACCTTGTCCCGGGCACAAACGGTGGTGGTGGAGTACACACATGACATCAACACCGACATGTTTCAG ATTGGAAGGTCGACAGAGAGCCCTATTGATTTTGTGGTAACCGACACAGTTCCTGGAAGTCAGAGTAACACTGATACGCAGTCCGTTCAAAGCACCATCTCCAGATTTGCATGCAGAATAATATGCGAAAGAAACCCCCCCTTCACTGCAAGAATATACGCCGCAGGCTTCGACTCatcaaagaatatttttcttggg GAGAAAGCTGCCAAGTGGAAGACTgtagatggacagatggatgggttAACAACAAATGGTGTCCTTGTTATGCATCCACGCCATGGTTTCACCGAGGATTCGAAGCCGGGTGTCTGGAGAGAGATATCAGTGTGCGGCAATGTGTTTAGTTTGAGAGAAACCCGCTCTGCCCAACAGAGAGGAAAAATG GTGGAAAATGAAAGCAACGAACTTCAGGATGGGTCCCTGATCGATTTATGTGGAGCCACCTTGTTATGGCGCACGGCCGAAGGCCTTTCGAGAACTCCAACTGTGAAACACTTGGAAGCCCTGAGACAGGAAATAAATGCCGCGAGACCTCAGTGTCCGGTGGGGTTTAACACCCTAGCTTTCCCCAGCATGAAAAGAAAGGACGTTGTTGATGAGAAACAGCCTTGGGTCTATCTAAACTGTGGACACGTGCATGGCTACCACAACTGGGGGAACAAAGAGGAACGGGACGGGAAAGACCGGGAATGTCCGATGTGTCGTTCTGTGGGACCATATGTTCCTCTATGGCTGGGATGTGAAGCTGGATTTTATGTGGACGCCGGACCTCCAACTCATGCCTTCAGCCCCTGTGGACACGTGTGCTCAGAAAAAACAACTTCCTACTGGTCCCAGATTCCTCTTCCTCATGGTACTCACACTTTCCACGCGGCGTGTCCATTCTGTGCACACCAACTTTCAGGGGAACAAGGTTACATCAGACTTATTTTCCAAGGACCTCTGGACTAG